The proteins below come from a single Haliaeetus albicilla chromosome 22, bHalAlb1.1, whole genome shotgun sequence genomic window:
- the CDR2 gene encoding cerebellar degeneration-related protein 2 isoform X2 produces MYATNQEQLQEIEYLTKQVELLRQMNDQHAKVYEQLDVTARELEDTNQKLVAESRASQQKILSLTETIENLQTHIDDLQRQVEELKKTGRGRMNHERSDQPRSVHSFSCLKELYDLRQYFVYDHVFAEKITSMDSQLSPLEEENENLKKAVTVLQAQLNLEKEKRVTMEEEYSLMVKENCDLEQRLVDIDLYRARAEELEAEVAEMRQILQSENTFHNAEKLVPESFFISFKESLERELGQSPADDGLLTVSELEKKALKRSSSETFLSSAAGGDILRGHEETCIRRAEAVKQRGISVLNEVDAQYNALKVKYEELLKKCQMDEDSLKHKAVQTLKQYSKDLNVGNTQYDLSASNQEFTNVELSDSPANALPEYKALFKEIFSCIRKTKEEIDEHRAKYKSLSSQP; encoded by the exons ATGTATGCAACAAATCAAGAGCAACTGCAGGAGATAGAG TACCTCACAAAGCAAGTGGAGCTCTTGCGTCAGATGAATGATCAGCATGCAAAAGTCTATGAACAGCTGGATGTGACAGCAAGAGAACTGGAAGACACTAATCAAAAGCTAGTTGCAGAGAGTAGAGCTTCACAACAAAAGATATTAAG CTTGACAGAGACTATTGAAAATCTGCAGACACACATAGATGACCTGCAACGACAAGTAGAAGAATTGAAAAAGACTGGACGAGGCCGGATGAACCATGAGAGATCTGACCAGCCAAGATCAGTGCATAGTTTCTCATGTTTGAAGGAGCTGTATGACCTTCGCCA gtATTTTGTTTATGATCATGTGTTTGCAGAAAAGATTACTTCGATGGATAGTCAGCTAAGTCctctagaagaagaaaatgagaacttAAAAAAGGCAGTTACAGTTTTGCAAGCCCAGCTTAacctagaaaaagagaagagggtaACAATGGAAGAGGAATATAGTCTTATGGTAAAAGAGAACTGTGACCTTGAACAGAGGCTTGTCGATATAGACTTATATCGGGCTCGtgcagaggagctggaagcGGAAGTAGCTGAAATGAGACAAATACTTCAGTCTGAAAACACATTCCATAATGCAGAGAAATTGGTGCCAGAatcctttttcatttcattcaagGAATCTTTAGAAAGGGAGCTTGGTCAGAGCCCGGCAGATGATGGACTTCTGACTGTATCGGAGCTTGAGAAGAAGGCACTGAAACGGAGCAGCAGCGAAACTTTCCTAAGCAGTGCTGCAGGGGGAGACATTCTAAGGGGCCACGAAGAAACATGTATTAGGAGAGCTGAAGCTGTGAAGCAGCGAGGAATCTCTGTTCTTAATGAAGTTGATGCTCAGTATAATGCTCTGAAAGTGAAGTATGAGGAACTTTTGAAGAAGTGTCAAATGGATGAAGATTCTTTGAAACACAAGGCTGTACAAACGCTGAAGCAGTACTCCAAAGACCTAAACGTGGGGAACACCCAGTATGATCTTTCAGCTAGCAATCAAGAATTCACAAATGTGGAGCTAAGTGACTCTCCCGCAAATGCTCTTCCTGAATATAAAGCACTCTTCAAGGAAATTTTTAGTTgtatcagaaaaacaaaagaagaaatagatgAACACAGAGCTAAGTACAAGTCCCTCTCCTCTCAGCCATAA
- the CDR2 gene encoding cerebellar degeneration-related protein 2 isoform X1 — protein MLADSLVEEFEIREDEPWYDQQDLQQDLHLAAELGKTLLDRNTELEESLQQMYATNQEQLQEIEYLTKQVELLRQMNDQHAKVYEQLDVTARELEDTNQKLVAESRASQQKILSLTETIENLQTHIDDLQRQVEELKKTGRGRMNHERSDQPRSVHSFSCLKELYDLRQYFVYDHVFAEKITSMDSQLSPLEEENENLKKAVTVLQAQLNLEKEKRVTMEEEYSLMVKENCDLEQRLVDIDLYRARAEELEAEVAEMRQILQSENTFHNAEKLVPESFFISFKESLERELGQSPADDGLLTVSELEKKALKRSSSETFLSSAAGGDILRGHEETCIRRAEAVKQRGISVLNEVDAQYNALKVKYEELLKKCQMDEDSLKHKAVQTLKQYSKDLNVGNTQYDLSASNQEFTNVELSDSPANALPEYKALFKEIFSCIRKTKEEIDEHRAKYKSLSSQP, from the exons ATCTTCACCTTGCTGCTGAGCTTGGGAAAACACTACTGGACCGTAACACTGAACTAGAAGAATCTTTACAGCAAATGTATGCAACAAATCAAGAGCAACTGCAGGAGATAGAG TACCTCACAAAGCAAGTGGAGCTCTTGCGTCAGATGAATGATCAGCATGCAAAAGTCTATGAACAGCTGGATGTGACAGCAAGAGAACTGGAAGACACTAATCAAAAGCTAGTTGCAGAGAGTAGAGCTTCACAACAAAAGATATTAAG CTTGACAGAGACTATTGAAAATCTGCAGACACACATAGATGACCTGCAACGACAAGTAGAAGAATTGAAAAAGACTGGACGAGGCCGGATGAACCATGAGAGATCTGACCAGCCAAGATCAGTGCATAGTTTCTCATGTTTGAAGGAGCTGTATGACCTTCGCCA gtATTTTGTTTATGATCATGTGTTTGCAGAAAAGATTACTTCGATGGATAGTCAGCTAAGTCctctagaagaagaaaatgagaacttAAAAAAGGCAGTTACAGTTTTGCAAGCCCAGCTTAacctagaaaaagagaagagggtaACAATGGAAGAGGAATATAGTCTTATGGTAAAAGAGAACTGTGACCTTGAACAGAGGCTTGTCGATATAGACTTATATCGGGCTCGtgcagaggagctggaagcGGAAGTAGCTGAAATGAGACAAATACTTCAGTCTGAAAACACATTCCATAATGCAGAGAAATTGGTGCCAGAatcctttttcatttcattcaagGAATCTTTAGAAAGGGAGCTTGGTCAGAGCCCGGCAGATGATGGACTTCTGACTGTATCGGAGCTTGAGAAGAAGGCACTGAAACGGAGCAGCAGCGAAACTTTCCTAAGCAGTGCTGCAGGGGGAGACATTCTAAGGGGCCACGAAGAAACATGTATTAGGAGAGCTGAAGCTGTGAAGCAGCGAGGAATCTCTGTTCTTAATGAAGTTGATGCTCAGTATAATGCTCTGAAAGTGAAGTATGAGGAACTTTTGAAGAAGTGTCAAATGGATGAAGATTCTTTGAAACACAAGGCTGTACAAACGCTGAAGCAGTACTCCAAAGACCTAAACGTGGGGAACACCCAGTATGATCTTTCAGCTAGCAATCAAGAATTCACAAATGTGGAGCTAAGTGACTCTCCCGCAAATGCTCTTCCTGAATATAAAGCACTCTTCAAGGAAATTTTTAGTTgtatcagaaaaacaaaagaagaaatagatgAACACAGAGCTAAGTACAAGTCCCTCTCCTCTCAGCCATAA
- the POLR3E gene encoding DNA-directed RNA polymerase III subunit RPC5, with the protein MANEEDDPIIQEIDVFLARSLLEKLYLFQYPIRPASMTYDDVTHLSAKIKPKQQKVELEMAIDTLNPNYCRSKGEQIALNVDGTCTDETSTYSSKLMDKQTFCSSQAASNVSRYAAAVYKKGELHLTPLHGILQLRPSFTYLDKADAKHREREAANEGGDSSQDEAEDDVKQITVRFSRPETEQARQRRVQSYEFLQKRQAEEHWVHLHYYGLKDSRSEHERQYLFSQGHGLAENTELIKSPSEYLMMLMPPSVEEENDKPMAPSNVLSMAQLRTLPLADQIKILMKNVKVMPFANLMSLLGSGTDSTAVLRCIQQVAMLVQGNWVVKSDVLYPKDTSSPHSGVPAEVLCRGRDFVMWKFTQDRWVVRKEVAAVTKLCPEDVKDFLEHMSVARINKGWEFMLPYDEDFVKKHPDIVQRQHMLWMGIQAKLEKVYNLLKEHLTPKKQEAQSAHPLLVSGEQRVNMAKAKVKQNYGQLEKEFQKQKAEMKSNDASAKIDVSNIRIKEEPVSDEEPMDTSAYEGMNNGIVNGLHAEEDSTDSLNGHLPGGCIDRVAQELKAFVSSTFKKQFVLTLSELKRLFNLHLASLPPGHTLFSGISDKMLQDMVLDTGCKQILVPFPPQTAASPDELKVYALWEAGDTYDQHRQVLLEIFSKNYRVRRNVIQNQLSQECGEDLNKQEVDRVLKDCCVSYGGMWYLKGTVQS; encoded by the exons atTGATGTGTTCCTGGCCAGAAGTCTACTGGAGAAGCTGTATCTGTTTCAG TATCCTATTCGTCCAGCTTCCATGACGTATGATGATGTTACACATTTATCAGCGAAGataaaaccaaagcagcagAAG GTTGAACTTGAAATGGCCATTGATACTTTGAATCCTAACTACTGTCGCAGCAAGGGAGAACAGATTGCTCTCAATGTAGATGGCACGTGTACAGATGAAACAAGTACCTATTCCTC GAAGCTGATGGACAAACAAACTTTCTGCTCATCGCAGGCTGCGAGTAATGTTTCCCGCTATGCAGCTGCTGTTTATAAAAAAG gtgaacTTCACCTGACTCCACTACATGGAATTCTTCAGCTGAGGCCAAGCTTCACCTACTTGGACAAGGCTGATGCAAAACACCGAGAAAGAGAAGCTGCTAATGAAG GTGGTGATTCATCCCAGGATGAAGCTGAAGATGATGTTAAGCAAATTACT GTACGATTTTCCCGCCCTGAGACCGAACAAGCTCGTCAACGACGTGTTCAATCCTATGAGTTCCTGCAGAAGAGACAAGCAGAAGAGCACTGGGTTCATCTACATTACTATGGCTTGAAG GATAGCCGTTCTGAACACGAGCGCCAGTATTTATTTAGTCAAGGTCATGGCCTTGCTGAAAACACGGAATTAATTAAATCTCCCAG tgAATATTTAATGATGTTGATGCCTCCAAGCGTAGAGGAAGAGAA TGACAAACCAATGGCTCCAAGCAATGTGCTTTCTATGGCCCAGCTGAGAACTTTACCCCTTGCTGATCAGATTAAGATCCTGATGAAGAATG TGAAGGTCATGCCATTTGCAAATCTGATGAGTTTGCTAGGCTCTGGGACTGACTCTACGGCAGTTCTCCGCTGTATACAGCAGGTGGCAATGCTGGTCCAGGGAAACTGGGTGGTGAAGAG TGATGTCCTCTACCCGAAAGATACTTCTAGTCCACATAGTGGAGTCCCTGCAGAAGTGCTCTGTAGAGGAAGAGACTTTGTT ATGTGGAAGTTCACACAGGACCGCTGGGTTGTGAGAAAGGAAGTGGCAGCAGTTACAAAa ctttgtCCAGAAGATGTGAAAGACTTCCTAGAGCACATGTCCGTGGCAAGAATAAACAAAGGTTGGGAGTTCATGCTGCCTTATGATGAAGACTTTGTTAAGAAGCATCCAGATATAGTTCAGAGGCAACATATGCTGTGGATGGGCATTCAGGCCAA ATTAGAAAAGGTCTATAATCTCTTAAAGGAGCACTTGACGCCAAAGAAACAAGAGGCACAATCAG CTCATCCGTTACTGGTTTCTGGGGAGCAAAGAGTCAACATGGCTAAAGCAAAAGTCAAGCAGAACTATgggcagctggagaaggagtTCCAGAAGCAAAAGGCAGAGATGAAATCCAATGATGCCTCAGCCAAGATAGATGTTTCCAATATCCGCATTAAAGAGGAGCCTGTGAGTGACGAGGAGCCAATGGATACCTCGGCTTATGAGGGCATGAACAATGGCATTGTCAACGGCCTCCATGCAGAGGAGGACTCCACGGACTCTTTAAACGGCCACTTGCCTGGAGGCTGCATTGACCGGGTAGCCCAAGAACTGAAGGCATTTGTGTCGTCAACATTTAAGAAACAATTTGTACTCACCCTGAGTGAGCTTAAACGGTTATTTAACCTTCACTTAGCCAGTCTGCCTCCAGGACATACGTTGTTCAGTGGCATTTCGGACAAAATGTTACAGGACATGGTGTTGGACACTGGCTGCAAACAGATTTTGGTGCCT TTTCCTCCACAGACTGCTGCTTCACCAGATGAACTAAAGGTCTATGCGCTTTGGGAAGCTGGTGACACTTATGAtcag catcGCCAAGTTTTGCTTGAAATCTTTTCGAAAAATTATCGAGTGCGCAGGAATGTCATCCAGAATCAATTGAGTCAAGAATGTGGAGAAGATCTAAACAAGCAGGAGGTGGATAGAGTGCTAAAG gACTGCTGTGTGAGCTACGGCGGAATGTGGTATCTTAAGGGGACGGTGCAGTCTTGA